Proteins from a genomic interval of Pseudodesulfovibrio nedwellii:
- the rbsK gene encoding ribokinase, translated as MASPKLIVLGSVNADHVLQVDDFPRPGETVTGHGYQVIPGGKGANQAVAAARLGANVGFIACVGDDDFGRYMIDRFQADGMDTTGVMTVDDTPTGIALIQIAASGENSISISPEANAALTPARLEPHLSLLQAADTLLMQLESPLESVLLAARKACAAGIRVILNPAPACALPDSLLADLAMITPNETEAEVLTGITVNLESDARKVAEILHDKGVETVLITLGSQGAYLSSPDASELIPGYQVDPVDTTAAGDTFNGALVAALQEGQDMRSAIKFSHAAAALSVTRLGAQTSIPTLKEVHAFMKANA; from the coding sequence ATGGCTTCACCGAAACTGATTGTCCTCGGCAGTGTTAATGCCGACCACGTCCTGCAAGTGGATGATTTCCCCCGTCCCGGTGAAACCGTCACGGGACACGGGTATCAGGTTATTCCCGGCGGCAAGGGTGCGAATCAGGCCGTGGCAGCCGCACGTCTTGGCGCGAATGTCGGTTTTATTGCCTGTGTCGGTGATGATGATTTTGGCCGTTACATGATCGATAGATTTCAGGCGGACGGCATGGATACCACTGGTGTTATGACTGTGGATGACACGCCTACTGGCATCGCGCTTATTCAGATTGCGGCCAGTGGTGAGAATTCCATTTCCATATCTCCTGAAGCTAATGCGGCGTTGACCCCTGCACGACTTGAGCCGCACCTGTCTCTTTTGCAGGCGGCAGATACTTTGCTCATGCAATTGGAAAGCCCGTTGGAAAGCGTGCTTCTGGCTGCCCGAAAAGCCTGTGCGGCTGGGATACGTGTGATTTTGAACCCGGCTCCGGCCTGTGCCTTGCCGGATTCTTTGCTTGCTGATCTTGCCATGATTACCCCCAATGAGACAGAGGCCGAGGTTTTGACCGGTATCACGGTCAACTTAGAAAGTGATGCACGTAAAGTGGCAGAAATTTTACATGACAAAGGCGTTGAAACCGTCTTAATTACGCTCGGGAGTCAAGGTGCTTATTTGAGTTCCCCAGATGCTTCCGAGTTGATTCCCGGTTATCAAGTCGATCCTGTGGATACCACGGCAGCGGGTGATACTTTCAATGGCGCATTGGTCGCGGCCCTTCAAGAAGGGCAGGACATGCGTTCGGCAATCAAATTTTCCCATGCGGCGGCGGCCCTGTCTGTGACACGGTTGGGCGCACAAACATCCATACCGACCCTTAAAGAGGTCCACGCGTTTATGAAAGCGAACGCATAA
- a CDS encoding substrate-binding domain-containing protein, with amino-acid sequence MATIKDVAKLAGVSTSTVSHVLNKTRFVREDTCDRVKKAVRELNYRPSSIARSLKGQKTRTLGMLVTTSRNPFFAEVVHGVERRCYERGYTLFLCNTEGDIHRMETNLDALEEKRVDGLLLLCSEVNDDVIKLLEAERSVPIVVFDWGPESDNVDRIYDNSPYGARLATEHLISMGHTAIGCVTGPMGRRSAEERLEGFRSSMHDAGLVVREEWIVEGDYECEGGVRAMQRLNDLADRPTALFVCNDMMTLGIISEASRMGINVPGDLSLIGYDDIYIAQHAAPPLTTIHQPKDEIAAMAVDTLIDRLDSKRTKGKVIKIEPTLVERRSVRKIG; translated from the coding sequence ATGGCAACGATCAAAGACGTAGCAAAGCTTGCTGGAGTGTCGACATCAACCGTGTCGCATGTCTTGAATAAGACTCGGTTTGTCAGGGAAGATACCTGCGATCGGGTGAAGAAGGCCGTGCGAGAGTTGAACTATCGGCCGTCTTCCATCGCGCGCAGTCTCAAGGGGCAGAAGACCCGAACGCTCGGGATGCTCGTTACGACCAGTCGAAATCCGTTTTTTGCTGAAGTTGTACATGGTGTAGAGCGGCGATGTTACGAGCGTGGTTACACTTTATTTCTCTGCAATACAGAAGGGGACATCCATCGAATGGAGACCAACCTCGACGCTTTGGAAGAAAAGCGCGTGGATGGGCTGCTTTTGTTGTGCAGCGAGGTCAACGATGACGTGATCAAGTTGCTTGAAGCCGAGCGCAGTGTACCCATTGTGGTTTTTGATTGGGGACCGGAATCCGACAACGTGGATCGTATTTACGACAACTCTCCCTATGGAGCGCGATTGGCGACTGAACATCTCATTTCCATGGGGCACACGGCCATTGGATGCGTGACCGGGCCCATGGGCAGGCGGTCTGCCGAAGAACGGTTGGAAGGATTTCGGAGTTCCATGCATGATGCCGGATTGGTTGTGCGAGAAGAGTGGATTGTGGAAGGAGATTACGAGTGCGAAGGTGGTGTTCGAGCCATGCAGCGTTTAAATGATCTCGCCGACCGTCCTACAGCCCTTTTCGTGTGCAACGACATGATGACTCTTGGTATTATTAGTGAAGCTTCTCGTATGGGAATCAACGTCCCTGGCGATCTGTCACTTATCGGATACGATGATATTTATATCGCGCAACATGCCGCACCGCCTTTGACGACCATTCATCAGCCCAAGGATGAAATTGCGGCCATGGCCGTGGATACCCTTATCGATAGGCTGGATAGCAAACGCACCAAGGGTAAGGTCATCAAGATCGAACCCACGCTGGTGGAACGCCGCTCCGTTCGTAAGATCGGGTAG